The genomic interval AGATAAAATAACATGAACTCCGTAACTTTCATAAACATGAAAAAACCCTCTTCATAAGAAGAGGGTAGTTTTACGCTCTTCTTATCTCTCGGAGATGATTCTCCGCAGGAATTGGCACCGCGTTTTTAAAAACCGGTTGCCGGGCTTCATTGGGCCAGTCCCTCCACCTCTCTCGATAAGAAATCCTGTGTCGTTTTAGATTGTTAATGACATCATATAATCATTACCAGTCTATGTCAAGACAAAATTGAAATTTCTTTCCTTTTCGAGATTTCCTGTGATAATTTTTCACCATTTTTTTTAATCAAAATATATTGTTATAGAGGCCTAATGTGCGAGGTGAGTCAATGGCTGTTATTAAAACAAACATAAACGATTTGAAATTACTAGCTAGATTAATGCGGGCAGAAGCAGAAAGTGAAGGGAAACTTGGGATGTTGCTAGTTGGGAATGTTGGAGTAAACCGGGTTCGAGCCAATTGTTTAGATTTCAAAGGAATCCGAACCGTGCCGCAAATGATCTTTCAATCCCCAGGAGGATTCGAGGCTGTACAAAAATCCTATTTTTATCAAAGAGCACGCACTTTAGAAATCCAATTAGCTCGAAAAGTGGTCAATGGAGAAAAATATCATCCTGCTACTTTTGCCCTATGGTTTTTTAATCCAGGAAGAAGAAGTTGTCCTAGTAGGTGGTATATAGCATGGAATACAGGACGATATAAATCCCATTGTTTTTATGCACCTACTTATTCAGACTGTCCTTCAGTTTATGGAACTTTTTAAAAGGAGTGATTGTTTATGTATCCATACTATCCTTATTTTTATGATCTATTTTCAGCATCTCAATATGATCAAAATTTCCCCCAACCTATAATGCCGATGCAACCAATGTATCCAATGCAACCCATGATTCCAACACCCCAAGCCCCTGAACGCGGGATCGAAATTCCAGGGCAATTACCTTTAGAGGAATCCTATATTGAAAACATTTTGCGATTAAATCTCGGAAAAATTGCTACCATTTATATGACTTTTGAAAATAATAAAGAATGGAATGCAAAGGTGTTCCGCGGAAGACTAGAAGCAGCAGGTAAGGACCATATCATTATTAGTGATCCTGAAACAGGGAAACGGTACCTCTTATTGATGGTTAATCTTGACTATATTACTTTTGATGAAGAACTGAATTATGTTCCTCCAGCGATTCCAAGATAAACCCCCATGCTGTGCGCATCGAAAAAAGGCAGGAAATTAACGATTTTTTCCTGCCTTTTTAAAACCCATGGCTTGTATGATTCTAACGCACTCCGATACCTCGCGGTTTTCCTTGAATAAACAGTCGGTAGGAAAACTCGCTCGCTAAAGTCGCCCTTATAGAATCATACAAACCTATTTTTATTGCATTTCCTTTGATTCTTTGAATATTCCCCCTTATATCTGGAAATATTTTAGATGTTTAAACAAACGCTTAATAGGGGTTTAGGAAAATGAAGGAAATTGAAAGAATCAAAGAAGCCTATGCAAAACGAAACCAACTTGCCAGACAAAATTGGTATGAACCTTTAAATCCGGTCGTTTATTTAACCCAACAAGAAAAAGAACGAAAACTGATTCAGTTGTTGAAATGGGCAAAACTTGAACCTTTAGCCGATAAAAAAGTTTTAGAAATCGGTTGTGGTTCAGGTGGGAATCTTCTTCATCTCATTCGCTTAGGTTTTAAACCAGAAAATCTTGTTGCCAATGAACTATTAGAAGAAAGGGCCTTTCATGCCAGAAGAACATTACCGGTCGTTACCAAAGTGATGATTGGTGATGCTTCTACCCTTGATATGTCGGATCATAGTTTTGATATTGTTCTTCAATCAACGGTTTTTACATCCATTCTTGATGAAGAGTTTCAACAAAAATTAGCCGCTAATATTTGGCGGCTTGTCAAACCTGGTGGTGGTATTCTTTGGTATGATTTTGTTTATAACAACCCTAATAACCCTGATGTAAAAGGGATTCCCTTAAGAAGGATTAAAGAATTATTTCCCGAAGGTCAAATTAAATCTTGGCGTGTAACTTTAGCACCACCGATTAGTAGGCAAGTGGTTAAAATTCATCCTGCTTTATATCATCTTTTTAACTCGATCCCTTTATTACGTACCCATCGATTATGCTGGATTTCAAAACAAAAATAGGGGCCTGAACCCTTACTTTTGGGTCAACCCCCTTTTTGTTATTTTACAAATTATTTAAAAATTCCTAATGGCTTACCAGTTGGTAAAAACTGACGACCAAAATGGTGATTTAAAACAGTTGCAGCCGACCCATAAAAAGAAACCATTGAGATCGCAAGTTCTGACCATGCCGCCAGTTTATGAGAAAACTCAGGTAGTATCTGGAACGAGCTTAGGGAAAGACCAATAAATAAAAGATCAATAAGTACAAAAATGATAAATAAAACTTTATTCGTTTCCATTGATCCAATCGTCATATAAATACTAAAAATTAAATAACCAACAAAAGCAAAACCAAGTTGTTTGATATCCACATCTGCTTTTAATTCTTCACCAAAAGCACCCATTTGAATTAACCAAGTAATTCCTACTGCAAACCAAAAAAATGCGTAAGCAGCAAATGCAGTACTTCCAAAGATATTATTCCGTTTCGAATCATTAATACTTGCAAACAATTGAGCAAATGCACCTAAAAATAATGCCCATGGAACTGCATACGAAAACCCTTGTGTTATTCCTAACTTCTGGGATGAAGCCACCAACGTTACAATGGCTAACCCTAATAAACCAATTCCCCCTGGCTCTACCACACTAAACTGTTTTTCTTCATTCCCACTCATTTTAGATTATTCCCCTCCCATTTTCCTATTGCTTTAAACTTTGCACTATCCCTTATCTATGACAAAGTTATCCATGTTCTAATGGTAACAGAAATATTTTCTAAATTCAACAAAAATAAAGAATTTTTCAAATATTGAGTATTTACATATAAAAAGAGCCTGCATAAGGCAGACCCTAAATCATGTAGACGCTATTCATTTATAAACGGGTTTTCCCATTCCATTAATACACTATAATGATGGGATTCTTCGTCCTCTAGATAATTAGGAATCACGGCAATGGGCATTCTTTCACTCCGTTAAACAGATATCGTTCCTTATAAAACATATGATCACCCTACTTCCAATCAGGATACAAGTCTGTTCGTCTGTCTCTCCAAGTCGTGACAGAGCCGCTTTCTCTAACCTTATATAAAAGTTCTAAATCAAGATCAGCGGTTATCACCATGTCGTCATTAATTTCCCCTTCTGCTAAAATTCCTCTTGGTGGGAATGGAATATCATTCGGGGTGATAATTGCTGCTTGACCAAAATTGGCTCTCATAAAGTCAACAGTTGGTAATGATCCGATTGTCCCTGTTAGGACAACATAGACTTGGTTTTCGATCGCCCGAGCATGACTTGTATAGCGAACCCGGTGAAAACCATGGCGATCATCGGTACAAGACGGGCTAAAAATAACATCCGCGCCTTTTGCTTTGGCCATTCTTACAATTTCCGGGAATTCAATATCATAACATGTTAAAATGGCGATTTTCCCTTTCTCTGTATCAAAAACTTTGAGTGAATCACCAGGAGTAATTTTCCATTCTTTCACTTCCGTTGGTGTCATGTGAAGCTTTGCTTGTTCTTCGATTCTTCCATCTGGATAAAATAAGTGCGCTGTATTATATAATTTCCCTTCCTTTTCAATAATATGAGTTCCGCCAATGATATACATCTGTTTCTCTTTTGCAAGATTTTGGAACAAGTGAAGATACTGCTCTGTAAAAGATGGTAAATCCTGAATAGTTAATGCATTCTTTTTTTCATCACCAATGGATAATAGTTGGGTAGTAAAAAATTCTGGAAATAACAGAAATTCGGCGCCAAATTCTTCTGCTGTTTTTACATAATGTTCAACTTGCTTAGCAAACTCTTCGAAACTGTGAATTGAATGAAGATGATACTGTACAGCAGAAACTCGCATTTTCATCGTAAGCCCTCCTGTCTTTTGATCTTAAAATACCTAAATTAAAAATCAAAGTTATCCGGGTCTGCTCCTAATCTTTGGTTTTCATTTAATTCATCAATGGCTAGCATGTCCTCTGTGTCGAGTTCAAAGTCAAAAATATCTGCGTTTTCTTTAATTCGATCTTCATGTACAGACTTAGGGATCGTAACTACTCCATGCTGTAAATCCCATCTTAGTACGATCTGTGATGGCTTTTTGCTATATTTGTTAGCTAATTCGACAATTGTTGGTTCGTTGAAAATTTGACCTTGCATCAGTGGTCGCCATGCTTCTAATTGAATATTATGGGTTTTGCAAAAATGAAGTAATTCTTTTTGTGTAAGTCTTGGATGAAATTCAACTTGATTCACCATGGGGATGATCTCAGCATCTGCCATCACATCTTCAAGGTGATGGATTTGGAAATTGCTTACCCCAATTGCCTTAACATAGC from Tepidibacillus fermentans carries:
- a CDS encoding class I SAM-dependent methyltransferase gives rise to the protein MKEIERIKEAYAKRNQLARQNWYEPLNPVVYLTQQEKERKLIQLLKWAKLEPLADKKVLEIGCGSGGNLLHLIRLGFKPENLVANELLEERAFHARRTLPVVTKVMIGDASTLDMSDHSFDIVLQSTVFTSILDEEFQQKLAANIWRLVKPGGGILWYDFVYNNPNNPDVKGIPLRRIKELFPEGQIKSWRVTLAPPISRQVVKIHPALYHLFNSIPLLRTHRLCWISKQK
- the gerQ gene encoding spore coat protein GerQ, whose amino-acid sequence is MYPYYPYFYDLFSASQYDQNFPQPIMPMQPMYPMQPMIPTPQAPERGIEIPGQLPLEESYIENILRLNLGKIATIYMTFENNKEWNAKVFRGRLEAAGKDHIIISDPETGKRYLLLMVNLDYITFDEELNYVPPAIPR
- a CDS encoding carbon-nitrogen hydrolase family protein, with the protein product MKMRVSAVQYHLHSIHSFEEFAKQVEHYVKTAEEFGAEFLLFPEFFTTQLLSIGDEKKNALTIQDLPSFTEQYLHLFQNLAKEKQMYIIGGTHIIEKEGKLYNTAHLFYPDGRIEEQAKLHMTPTEVKEWKITPGDSLKVFDTEKGKIAILTCYDIEFPEIVRMAKAKGADVIFSPSCTDDRHGFHRVRYTSHARAIENQVYVVLTGTIGSLPTVDFMRANFGQAAIITPNDIPFPPRGILAEGEINDDMVITADLDLELLYKVRESGSVTTWRDRRTDLYPDWK
- a CDS encoding aldo/keto reductase encodes the protein MPWLGLGVYKAKEGEEVENAVKTALKVGYRSIDTAAFYDNEVGVGKAIRESGVQREEIFITTKVWNNRQGYESTLQAFEESRKKLGVEYVDLYLIHWPVKGKYKETWKALEKLYKDGYVKAIGVSNFQIHHLEDVMADAEIIPMVNQVEFHPRLTQKELLHFCKTHNIQLEAWRPLMQGQIFNEPTIVELANKYSKKPSQIVLRWDLQHGVVTIPKSVHEDRIKENADIFDFELDTEDMLAIDELNENQRLGADPDNFDF
- a CDS encoding acetate uptake transporter, giving the protein MSGNEEKQFSVVEPGGIGLLGLAIVTLVASSQKLGITQGFSYAVPWALFLGAFAQLFASINDSKRNNIFGSTAFAAYAFFWFAVGITWLIQMGAFGEELKADVDIKQLGFAFVGYLIFSIYMTIGSMETNKVLFIIFVLIDLLFIGLSLSSFQILPEFSHKLAAWSELAISMVSFYGSAATVLNHHFGRQFLPTGKPLGIFK
- a CDS encoding cell wall hydrolase, giving the protein MAVIKTNINDLKLLARLMRAEAESEGKLGMLLVGNVGVNRVRANCLDFKGIRTVPQMIFQSPGGFEAVQKSYFYQRARTLEIQLARKVVNGEKYHPATFALWFFNPGRRSCPSRWYIAWNTGRYKSHCFYAPTYSDCPSVYGTF